The following are from one region of the Myxocyprinus asiaticus isolate MX2 ecotype Aquarium Trade chromosome 2, UBuf_Myxa_2, whole genome shotgun sequence genome:
- the jph3a gene encoding junctophilin-3 isoform X2, protein MSTGGRFDFDDGGSYCGGWEQGKAHGRGVCTGPQGQGEYAGAWSHGFEVLGVYTWPSGNSYKGTWAQGKRHGIGVEIKGRWEYKGEWTQGFKGRYGKLESTSSGSCYEGTWSNGLQDGYGSETYSDGATCPLMVGPVFCRSLFPLCFPFVEVCSPYVSP, encoded by the exons ATGTCCACTGGAGGCAGGTTTGACTTTGATGATGGGGGGTCATACTGTGGAGGGTGGGAGCAGGGCAAGGCGCATGGCCGAGGGGTTTGCACGGGGCCCCAGGGCCAGGGCGAGTATGCGGGGGCCTGGAGCCATGGCTTTGAAGTTCTTGGAGTTTACACTTGGCCCAGTGGGAACAGTTACAAGGGAACCTGGGCACAGGGCAAAAGGCATGGCATTGGTGTGGAGATCAAAGGGAGGTGGGAGTACAAGGGTGAATGGACACAAGGGTTTAAGGGCAGGTATGGCAAGTTGGAAAGCACTAGTAGCGGCTCCTGTTATGAGGGCACCTGGAGTAATGGCTTACAGGATGGATATGGCTCGGAGACCTATTCTGATGGAG CGACGTGTCCACTGATGGTTGGCCCGGTGttctgtcgaagtctgttccccctatgtttcccctttgtcgaagtctgttccccctatgtatccccttaa